One region of Vescimonas fastidiosa genomic DNA includes:
- the rimM gene encoding ribosome maturation factor RimM (Essential for efficient processing of 16S rRNA), translating to MRPVYIPVGHIVNAHGIKGELKLNPEGFTPEFVAVFDTLYVNGEPVRVKSRRVHKSTLLLTLPGVEDMDAALALKGREVSIRREDAHLPAGEYFDAELEGLTVLDDATGAELGKLHRVLHYPAHKVYEVRGPREYLIPAVPGVFIASVDVDGGTLRVHNMKGLDTDEN from the coding sequence GTGCGTCCTGTCTATATCCCCGTCGGCCATATCGTCAATGCCCACGGCATCAAGGGGGAGCTGAAGCTGAATCCGGAGGGCTTCACCCCGGAGTTTGTGGCGGTGTTTGATACGCTCTATGTAAATGGGGAGCCCGTTCGGGTCAAAAGCCGCCGGGTCCATAAGTCCACCCTGCTTCTGACTCTGCCCGGGGTAGAGGACATGGACGCCGCCCTGGCGCTGAAGGGCCGGGAGGTCTCCATTCGTCGAGAGGACGCCCACCTCCCGGCGGGGGAGTATTTCGACGCTGAGCTGGAGGGCCTCACCGTTCTGGACGATGCCACCGGGGCGGAGCTGGGCAAGCTCCATCGGGTCCTCCATTATCCCGCCCATAAGGTCTACGAGGTCCGGGGCCCACGGGAGTACCTGATCCCCGCCGTTCCCGGCGTGTTCATCGCCTCCGTGGATGTAGACGGCGGCACCCTGCGCGTACACAATATGAAAGGATTGGACACCGATGAGAATTGA
- the trmD gene encoding tRNA (guanosine(37)-N1)-methyltransferase TrmD, protein MRIDIMTLFPDAIEAMMGQSIIGRARDRGFIRLYTHQIREYTTNKQMQVDDYPYGGGRGAVMQADPLYRCWEHVCGEVGERPYTIYMSPCGRTFTQEVAKELKAAHENILLVCGHYEGVDQRFIDECVDEELSMGDFVLTGGEIPAMAVADCLFRMEEGVLPEESCYTDESHWNGLLEYPQYSRPEQWHGRKVPAILLSGNHGGVDDWRRKESYKRTMARRPDLWARFDQSAIKTKHDKKILQQAKDEFAAQQENEE, encoded by the coding sequence ATGAGAATTGACATTATGACCCTGTTTCCCGATGCTATCGAGGCCATGATGGGCCAGTCCATCATCGGCCGGGCCCGGGACCGGGGCTTTATCCGGCTCTACACCCACCAGATTCGGGAGTATACCACCAATAAGCAGATGCAGGTGGACGATTATCCCTACGGCGGCGGTCGGGGTGCGGTGATGCAGGCAGACCCCCTGTACCGCTGCTGGGAGCATGTCTGCGGGGAGGTAGGGGAGAGGCCCTACACGATCTATATGTCCCCCTGTGGCCGGACCTTTACCCAGGAGGTAGCCAAGGAGCTGAAGGCCGCGCATGAAAATATCCTCCTGGTCTGCGGACACTATGAGGGGGTGGACCAGCGCTTCATTGACGAGTGCGTGGACGAGGAGCTGAGCATGGGTGACTTCGTCCTCACCGGCGGCGAGATTCCGGCCATGGCCGTGGCGGACTGCCTGTTCCGTATGGAGGAGGGGGTGCTGCCCGAGGAGAGCTGCTATACCGACGAGAGCCACTGGAACGGACTGCTGGAGTATCCCCAGTATTCCCGCCCCGAGCAGTGGCATGGCCGCAAGGTCCCGGCCATCCTCCTCAGCGGCAACCACGGCGGCGTAGATGATTGGCGCAGGAAAGAGAGCTATAAGCGCACCATGGCCCGCCGCCCGGATCTCTGGGCCCGCTTCGACCAGTCCGCCATAAAAACCAAGCACGATAAAAAGATCCTCCAGCAGGCCAAGGACGAATTCGCCGCCCAGCAGGAGAATGAGGAATAA